Below is a window of Vulpes vulpes isolate BD-2025 chromosome 14, VulVul3, whole genome shotgun sequence DNA.
ctggctcagcggtttagcacctgcctttggccgagaagtgatcctggagacccgggatcgagtcccatgtcgggctccctgcatggagcctgcttctccctctgcctgtgtctctgcctgtgtgtgtgtgtgtgtgtgtgtgtgtgtgtgtgtgtgtttctcacgaataaataaataaaatctgtaaaaaaaaaaaaaaaaaaaaaaaggattatgttTCTCATCATTGGAACATACCATTTGGTTGACCAGATAAAACTGAACTTACCTGAAGATTCCAAGCCTGCTATTTCCCTTGGATGTGACTCTTCGGAGGACATCCAAGTTCCGGATTTTCTGGCTCAGAAACATTGTCCTTATTAGGCATTTGGAAAACAGGGCTGCTCTTGATTCTGTGCCATCCCATATGTATGAGCCCAACTAAAGGTACCATAACAATTAGAACTTTATAGTCTTTCCAGAAGTTCTGAAAACTCATAGTACTTCAGCATCAGTGAACCTAGGAAAAGGGCAACAGGTAAAGTAGAGACAAGAACAAAACAACTCCCTTCAAGTTACATCTATGAACTGCTACAAGTAGAATATTGCACTCTAATAAAAGTCAACTATTAAATATTTTGGGGTGcaatatagtgtaatattaacTAACAAAAATGGGTATGTTGGGgcaagcccgggtggctcagcggtttagcgccgccttcagcccagggcgtgatcctggagacccaggatggagtcccacgtcgggctccctgcatggagcctgcctctccctttgcctatgtctctgcatctctctctccttgtctctcatgaattaaaaaaaaaaaaagaaaaaaaaaggatatgttgTAGGTTCAAAGGGATAGCAGGAAGTCAGGCTTGAGAAACTTATAAAGCAACATAAACCTTTAGTTAAAGATTGTAAAGGAGCCGTATGACCTGCTAGAAAAGCTATAGAAATCTTTGGAAATGCTCATGCATAGAtatcattttccttatataattaattataaattctcTGAGCCACAGtaaaactagatttaaaaaaattacatttagtcAGAATTTTAACAGAAGAATCAAATGGTAATCCTTATACATGCACTAAGAATTTAGATTCTGCATTCTGACACACGTAAGTGATGGTGTTTCAGCTGAGACTGGGACAGTCATGCATGGATTCCACATGTAGCAAGTGAATTTTGGCATGCGCTCTGAGGTAGGATGAATTAATGCCATTTCTACTTATGTCCAGAAGCACAGGATTTTAATGTTTGCCCTTATAACTAATAACTCTACCCTATAGGGTATACTAAGGAGTATAACTAAGAATTAGAATTAGGTTCAACTGCATGTATCTGAGTTTCAGTATCATGCAGTCTTTTATGTTACAATAATTTTGTATGAATGCCattagaaaaatgaacagaactcTTTTCCCTTTTAAGTCAAGATTAAAATATGCTGCTAACGAGTTAAACACCTTAACTGCCTCAGTGTTCTGTGTGTATTAAAAATAGaggggtacgtgggtggctcaatcagttgagcatccgactcctgatttccgcttaagtcatgatctcagtgtcgtgagatccagccctgtgtggggctctgtgctcagcagggagtctgcttgggattctccctccctccctctgtcctatGTGCCACTCTAGCACATGTGCtctctttagaataaataaatcttaaaaaagaaataaacagaaagctTAGAGTTATGCCTATGTACACATATCACTTCCAGCATTAGAAACCCTTTCTTCCAGTGTCCAAATCCACATTTTATAAGGAGTTTGTTgtaaaaaactattttatggaaaaaataatggCCTACTTTGTAACTGAAAGTATTTTATGCCCTTTTCCTGTTCTAAAGTGCTCTTgtgggacccttgggtggctcagcagtttagtgcctgcttttggcccagggcgtgatcctggagaccctggatcgagtcctgcatcagactccctgcatggagcctgcttctccctctgcctgtgtctctgcctttctctctctctgtctttcatgaataaataaataaataaaatatataaaaaagataaagtgcTCTTGTATCCTATATACTTTTTGTAACCTTTAGGGACCATACCTTTGATTGACATACTTATTCTGTCTCTAGAGAAAGCCAATCACAATGAACTGTATCATTAAATTTCACTGTGAAGCCCACTGTACAAAATGCCTTCAATTTGAGGATACAATAAAACCCTCCGTGATTTGGGGTAATGAGGAAGAACTATAGTAAGAACTGCTtcatagagggaaagagagacaggctGCACCAGTGAACTGGCTTGTGTTGACAGATTTGATATTTTGCCCACAAAATACCTTCAATGAAAGGTTTCAAAGATATCGTCATTCATATCTAGTCTCATCAATACTTACGGTGACTCCAGCACCTCTGACACTCTCGACATGAGGTTATCAAGACACATTACTTTTAATGGATGGCATCTCCTCTATTCACGGTTTACTTCTCCCTGATTACTAACATAATTCAGTATTTATCagatttttcttgaattataaaCTTTTGGGGAAACTGTTTACAGAAAAGAGAGttgtataaaagaataaaataataaagttgggACAAAGAACTCAATAACTAAAATTCAGAACCAATTAAATAAACTACAATCTGTAACAGCAATGTTTGGGAAAATGTACAGAATATTCTCTCCATGTAGAACACAGTGTGTGATGATGTACCCGTGAACTTTCTTTGAGAAGAGTCTGGATTAGCATCAAGTTAGTGTACCTTTAATGACTCCTTGGGTCATCCAAGGGTTAAGGACAAAGGAggcattccattttatttacataaacttTGTGTTTGACAGTCTATTATTCATTTCCATTAGGATAACTTAAGGGTCTATGTATCTTTTTCTACACTTAGGCTTAGTTAAAACTGGGAATTATTATCTATTTTGGTTGAAAACTCATTATTGGCCATTGTCACTGAGGTCCCGTTAACAGGCTTCCTGGTTAGCAACTAATGTAGACTGATCTAATGATTAATTGCTTTAATGTTTATGCAACATCTACATGCCCCCATTTCCTCTAGATCTCATATATTGATTTAGCTAATGGGAGTGAGAGGCAGGTAACTATTTTCCGGTAATTATTCTGTTGTACTGAGATGCTTGGAAAACTATCAGGATCAGGATGATAGGgctttttaatttacataaaaatactaCCACATTGTATACCTAATAGTCCATCTCCATCAAACCAGATGGAACTAGCAATCTTTTAAAATGGTACAGAAACTTTaatctccttcatttctttcatataaTAGCTTTCCAGCAATCATATGTATCCAACTGCCTGAAGAACCCACTTCCCAGGACAAAACACATTAGACTTTATTAAGTAAAGCTCATTattagttttaagaaaaaaaaacaatagactTTTGAAATTTGACATTCAACCTGGAAGTGAGGTAATATGCTCCCTATCTTCTTGTGAAGCTTTAACATACaatcaaatatattttggggataaaattttaacaatttttcttttttcaattcttctgtgggattttttcaaaatgaaaagtagcATCCTGCCACTTCTAATATAATATAGGCTTGCTTTTTAAAGTTAGGAAATatagggcagccttggtggctcagtggtttagcgccaccttcagccaggggcatgatcctggagacctgggatcgagtcccaaatcaggctccctgcatggagcctgcttctccctctgcctgtgtctctgtctctctctctctctctccctgtaagTCCTTGCTTACAGTCCCTATATGCTGCTTCTCAGGATAATAGAAAGAattatcagatttttttcattaactcattttccaaatgaatttatgagatttttaaaaccttgACTTTTACAAAGTCCCATAGTATCCCTGAGCAGAAGGGATACTGAGATTCAATTTGGGAAATGGGAAATTAAGCTAAATACAACTTCTCTTGAGATAGTCCTTCCCTCAAAACACCTGGCAAGTCATTGCAAGTGACATGGAGCTCTTTTACTGACAGGAGAGATTCCTGAgtctgaaacaaaacaagaatgcaCTCAAAATGATCAGACGTGATGAACAGTAACAGGCTGGTCCCTGAAAATAAGGAAGTCCTTCCTGTTTATTCATTGAGCTTTACAAGTTTGCCTGGAGTGAAGCAACAGAAATGAGAGCAGAATTTTTCCTCCTCCTTACCCGACTTTGGTGGACCTGCAACTGcctttctcttatcttttctGAATCTTCTTTAAGCGCACTTTTAACAAACCAAGAAAGCATGGGAGTCTTGGAAagatgagagaaagggagagaagtaaAATTACTAAGTTTAGGTCAAGTAAAATAGCATGTATAGTTTTATTGATTGAAAGGACTTtcgttaaatttaaaaaacattcagaGGCAATCTTAACACAGATAATGCTTTTATATACTCTAATCTTGCATTATTCCAAaggtttctcattttttctcattttgttttcatagcaGTTTTATGAGGCCACttcataaatgaggaaacaatAAATGACTGATTCCAAGATTACTTTCAGTTAATTGTGGGACTCAGCTTGGATTTTGGAGTCCTAAAATCTTGGCTGGTATTCTTTCAGGCCATTTTCAAAAGTCAAGAATTAGTGACCCAGCTTTGGCAGTAGATTTAACCAGAATTTTCAGTGCACGATGATGGACAAGAAGAACATTCTGAGTGCATCGTGCACATTTGTAAGAGTCACCTAGATCAACTATCCTAATGCATTAAGCCTGGCATGTTTTTCTGATTCTCATGTCAGGTATGTAAGAGGTTAACACTGGTCTTGTGCCAACTTATCCAAAATTAAGAGTCTATATCCTGCAAATACACATCTGTGACCTACTAATAGTTCAGATTAGCTGTGCTAATTTTAGTTCAGTTTTCTTTAGCTTAATTCTTAGTATAGAATGAACAGCAAGAGTTAATGAACAAAATGGGGAGAAGCTTGCTTTATCTCCTCCAccttaataaaatattgtaatcTTCTGagtacatacatataaataaaaaggccaagaaaggaaaacacagataTATTACTTCAGACCACAAATAGTATCTCAAGTTACAGTATTTCTGTATCTAAAGTAGCAactctccttccttctactaTGTATTACAGGAATTATCTCTTCAATTTCTACCACTAAGGCCTCTGACAGGCTTGCTGCGGCTTGTCACATCCAAGCTAAATGCAGGTTTCTGGGTGACAGAACAGGACAGTAAGGCAAAGGACCAAAAGGCAATGAAGCTTCCTACCAAATCCTAAACAGCCTGGTTCTAGATGTCAGTTTACTCTTTCTGTGTAGCATCATGTCAATTACAACCATCAAGTTTTGTTACTGGCCATTACTAAATTAGGCCTACAGCAACCTAGGTCCAAGAAATATTCTGTAAAAGGTCATCCCTTTGTCTACCGGGCTTGCTGAGCGCCATCTGCTGGTCTTTTGGACACAATGTAAGGTAGATTCTAATTCAGGCTTTCATTACCGCTCTGcttaaaagtatttgaaaaataataatttttaaaaacttccaccAAAAGCAATTTAAATGTGAAGAGGACACTAGACAGAATGTTAAACAAACAATTAGCCCAGATCTTGTAATTATATGTGATGAAGTTTACTGGAGCTGTAGGAGGCCTTTCCTTTTACAATGATAATGGTGGCTTTAGTTATTTGGGAAATCTTCATTTCTGAACTCCAATCTCTGACATCAAAAATATCCTCAGTTTTTAATATGGCAGTTTAAATGTTGGCACTTTCTGTGTATACATTTGAAATTTCTGTGTACTGTCTTCATGCTTATTCAACTGACTGACAGAGATCAAgtgttccccccccccttttctatCTGTATCATCAAAAATAACAGTTTTGCTCAATTTTCATCttgtaaaaacacacacaccaaatacATTACTATCAGCTCTTGGTGAACTGAGTGGATCATACCCAAGTTCTAAAGTTTCTATTTGGTAAAATCCTACCATAGTTCTCCCCACTCCCAAGGTCGGCTTGACCTACACCCAGTAGCTACTGTGCTTATATAGCACAGCTGGTCTAGAACACAGTGAAGGTCAACCGTTATGTATTTTATGGTCTCTACTACCTCTCCCACCATTGATGTGAATTCAgtgtctttataaataaataatatactgaAAGCATCACAAGTTATATGGGAGCTTTACTAATTGTCGGCAGCCCAAAATTTGAACAGTGAATGAGTGATTAGGGCCTAATGAAAAAGTAAATCAGTTTACTTCAGGCTGTGTATGAGAAAGGTTGTATTGTTGTTTAGAGTTTATACCTAAGTATACTTAAACTTTATATTCCCTTGCTGTTTTTACAACTGGCTGCCATTTGATGCTGAGGATGGTCGGGGAAGGGGAGTGCATATCACACTGAAAGCCAGATTGTTCCAGATCAAGTGTGCAGTTAACTGGCCCCTTAGGGCCTCGGTTTCTATCCACCTATTCACCCTCATCAAAGACCTGTTCTCAGTCgtctctgtctcttccctgtGTCCGTTCTCTGGGTGGTCTCACTCACATCCACAGCTCCTATTATAGCACATCCATCCATCAATGTTGGCTGCACCTTCATCTTCAGCTCACACACATCCAACAGCTACTGTTCACCTCTACCTGTACCCACAAACAGTCTAAACTCATTTCACGTAAATATGAATCCTCTTTCATTCCCAAACTGCTGTTCTACCTCTATTAACtattttggttaaaaaacaaaaacaaaagcattacCTACTAAGCCTTTCGAATTCAAAAGTCTGGATATAGTGGTCTCTGCCTTTTCCTTGTATTCCTCATCAAGTCAGCACGCAGTCCTGCCATTTGACAT
It encodes the following:
- the LOC140593720 gene encoding uncharacterized protein — encoded protein: MSFQNFWKDYKVLIVMVPLVGLIHMGWHRIKSSPVFQMPNKDNVSEPENPELGCPPKSHIQGK